TAATAAATCATTAATCATTCGAATCATTCGATCCGTTTCTTCCAAGGTTACTTTTAAAAAGTCTGGAGCAACTTCTGGATTTTTCCAAGCACCCTCACTTAATGCTTCAATATAGCTATGCATACTCGTTAATGGTGTTCGTAATTCGTGAGAAACGTTTGAAACAAATTCACGTCGTTCACGTTCATTTTTTTCTTGTTCAGTTACATCATGTAGGACACAAACAATGCCAGTGATAAATCCAGATTCTCTTCGAATCATTGTAAAATCAGCACGAATAATGAGTTGTTCATCATTCTTATTAGAAACAGAACGATCAATTAATAATTCATTCGGTGCTTCCAGTAATTTTCTTAAATTATAATCTGCCTCAATATCCAATAAGGTTAAAATAAAAGTCCCGATTGCCTCTTCTGTTTTAACATCTAATAAAGATAAAGCCATTTCGTTGATTGTTAAAATCTTTCCACGTCGATCGGTAGCAATAACTCCATCTGTCATATGCGAGAGAACACTATTTAGCCGGTTTCTTTCTGCTTCCATGGTTTCCTGAGTTTCCTCTACTCGTTCAGATAACTGATTAAATGTTTCTGCCAATTGCCCTAATTCATCTTTTCCATAAATCTGAACTTTGCCACTGTAATCACCACGAGAAATTCTAAGCGCCTGTTCTTTCATTTCACCGATTGGTTTAGTAATTGAACGTGAAATCAATAGTGTAATTACAACAGAAATAATTCCAGCAATAATTGAAGCAGTAAAAAAAATACTTGCTGTATTCGTGATTTCTTGATACTTACTTTCTAAATTACTTTTCACAAAAAGAACTCCGATGACTGTTTCGCCAGTCGGAGACTGAATCGGTTGTACATTAATATATACTCTTTTGTTATTATCTAAAGCTACATATTTTTTATTAGAGAAGTCATTTAAGTCTCGATAATCATTTTTTTGACCAATATTTCCTTGTTGATTATTATCATTTGTTGCTCGAATAATTCCTTTATCGTCAACCACACGTGCTTCAATAATCTCATTTGTAGACAAATTTGTTAAAGTCTTTTTTAACATAGCATCAATCTCTGTTCGATTTTCCCCTTTAACATTCATTTGTGTACTTAATGAATTTGCCAATTGTGTGACCTGGACATCAATATTTTTTTTGAAATCACTGATTGTTGTTGTTTCTAACCCACGAATAAAATAACCACCAATAATTTCAATTGCAATCAATAGAATCAAGAAAAATGACAGCGCAATTTTAAAATTTACCGAT
The genomic region above belongs to Melissococcus plutonius ATCC 35311 and contains:
- the walK gene encoding cell wall metabolism sensor histidine kinase WalK, which encodes MKKVQFFRSVNFKIALSFFLILLIAIEIIGGYFIRGLETTTISDFKKNIDVQVTQLANSLSTQMNVKGENRTEIDAMLKKTLTNLSTNEIIEARVVDDKGIIRATNDNNQQGNIGQKNDYRDLNDFSNKKYVALDNNKRVYINVQPIQSPTGETVIGVLFVKSNLESKYQEITNTASIFFTASIIAGIISVVITLLISRSITKPIGEMKEQALRISRGDYSGKVQIYGKDELGQLAETFNQLSERVEETQETMEAERNRLNSVLSHMTDGVIATDRRGKILTINEMALSLLDVKTEEAIGTFILTLLDIEADYNLRKLLEAPNELLIDRSVSNKNDEQLIIRADFTMIRRESGFITGIVCVLHDVTEQEKNERERREFVSNVSHELRTPLTSMHSYIEALSEGAWKNPEVAPDFLKVTLEETDRMIRMINDLLNLSRMDSGTSELQLEYVNFNELVNFVLDRFDMMLDKEKKNYTIDREFTRRDLWLEIDTDKIIQVLDNILNNAIKYSPDGGKITCRLLETHNNAVFSVTDQGLGIPKKDIAKVFDRFYRVDKARARKQGGTGLGLAISKEVIRAHNGFIWVESEEGKGSTFYISLPYEPFEEDWWE